The Mugil cephalus isolate CIBA_MC_2020 chromosome 19, CIBA_Mcephalus_1.1, whole genome shotgun sequence genome has a window encoding:
- the june gene encoding junE proto-oncogene, AP-1 transcription factor subunit — METPFYHDDVSAVPGFSHIVEYERYPGNKMLMSKTAMSVAGNHPIFPSGGGGDATGGRGGNNISRGVASTTSLMTSGTPADMNLLKLESPDLEHLIIQSSPGLITTNPMSNSTNPFNYRGPATNEQEGFADGFVKALADLHKQNQLVGGRAISPSSSSTVSLQTCYQRNLVSSGDMPVYTNLSSYNPGQIPYSVYSGGSGQGSGGAPQVNPRGLDAPQTVPEVPHPPGNPISPPSLSPIDLEIQEQIKAERKKLRNRIAASKCRKRKLERISRLEERVKALKSQNLDLASIAAMLRKEVTQLKQKVMSHATNGCQIAIGSAAASNSGGAVVDTSSKDSSY, encoded by the coding sequence ATGGAAACTCCTTTCTACCATGACGATGTCTCTGCTGTCCCTGGATTCAGCCATATTGTGGAGTATGAGCGTTATCCAGGAAACAAAATGCTGATGAGTAAGACGGCTATGTCAGTGGCAGGCAATCATCCCATCTTCCccagcggtggtggtggtgatgcaACAGGAGGGAGGGGCGGGAACAACATCAGCCGGGGGGTTGCTAGCACTACCTCCCTAATGACATCAGGGACCCCTGCAGACATGAACCTGCTAAAGCTGGAATCCCCTGACCTGGAGCATCTGATAATCCAGTCCAGTCCGGGATTGATAACCACAAACCCGATGTCCAATTCAACCAACCCATTCAACTACCGTGGCCCGGCCACCAACGAGCAAGAGGGATTTGCAGACGGCTTTGTCAAAGCGCTGGCAGACCTTCACAAACAGAATCAACTGGTGGGAGGTAGGGCCATATCcccatcatcctcctccacagtcTCCCTACAGACATGCTACCAGAGAAACCTTGTGTCTAGTGGAGATATGCCTGTCTACACCAACCTTAGCAGCTACAATCCGGGCCAAATTCCATACAGTGTATACAGTGGGGGCTCAGGCCAGGGGAGTGGAGGCGCCCCTCAGGTCAACCCTCGAGGCCTGGATGCCCCTCAAACCGTCCCTGAGGTTCCTCACCCACCAGGCAATCCAATCTCCCCACCATCTCTCTCCCCAATTGATCTGGAGATACAGGAGCAAATCAAAGCGGAACGGAAGAAATTACGCAATCGCATTGCTGCATCCAAATGCCGCAAGCGGAAGCTGGAGCGTATCTCACGGCTGGAGGAGAGGGTGAAAGCCCTCAAGAGCCAGAATTTGGATCTGGCCTCCATTGCTGCCATGCTACGGAAGGAGGTCACCCAGCTCAAACAGAAGGTCATGAGTCATGCCACCAATGGATGCCAGATTGCCATCGGCTCTGCAGCTGCCAGTAATTCTGGGGGTGCAGTAGTAGACACCAGCAGCAAGGACTCCAGCtactga